Proteins encoded in a region of the Longimicrobium terrae genome:
- a CDS encoding YegS/Rv2252/BmrU family lipid kinase has translation MEPIHPASTHPAITPGSRTLIVINPAAGQLDTERTLRLLAGAFAVRGASFDLFHTAGAGDAERAARHAAQGGYRAVVAVGGDGTVGEVISGLAGTDIPLGIIPKGTGNQVAVNLGIPRDIEDAVEVAVNGVPACIDLGRLADGRYFALAAGAGWDAAVIAGATRELKDRWGFGAYLYAGLRVGVTPPSTLFRITADGHMLTVPAAMVLVANMGQFVAAPFPPVEVSVGPAVSYQDGLLDVCIFAPRTLPDVAAVVWRVVSGQYAGDDRLIYLQAADVRVESDPPVVTEVDGELIGNTPLHARAVPGGITVLVPGPDEY, from the coding sequence GTGGAACCGATTCACCCCGCGTCCACGCACCCGGCCATCACGCCGGGCTCGCGGACGCTGATCGTCATCAACCCCGCCGCCGGGCAGCTGGACACGGAGCGCACGCTTCGCCTGCTGGCCGGCGCGTTCGCCGTGCGGGGCGCCAGCTTTGACCTCTTTCACACCGCGGGCGCGGGAGACGCGGAGCGCGCCGCCCGCCACGCCGCGCAGGGCGGCTACCGCGCCGTGGTCGCCGTGGGCGGGGACGGAACCGTGGGCGAGGTGATCTCCGGCCTGGCGGGAACCGACATTCCGCTGGGCATCATCCCCAAGGGGACGGGAAACCAGGTGGCGGTGAACCTGGGGATTCCGCGCGACATCGAGGACGCGGTGGAGGTGGCGGTGAACGGCGTGCCCGCCTGCATTGACTTGGGACGGCTGGCGGACGGGCGCTACTTCGCGCTGGCGGCGGGCGCGGGGTGGGACGCGGCCGTCATCGCCGGGGCCACGCGCGAGCTCAAGGATCGCTGGGGCTTCGGCGCGTACCTGTACGCCGGGCTGCGGGTGGGCGTCACCCCGCCCAGCACGCTGTTCCGCATCACCGCGGACGGGCACATGCTCACCGTTCCCGCCGCGATGGTGCTGGTGGCCAACATGGGGCAGTTCGTGGCCGCGCCGTTCCCGCCGGTGGAGGTCAGCGTGGGTCCCGCGGTGTCCTATCAGGACGGACTGCTGGACGTGTGCATCTTTGCGCCGCGCACGCTGCCGGATGTGGCCGCGGTGGTGTGGCGCGTGGTGAGCGGCCAGTACGCGGGCGATGACCGGCTGATCTACCTGCAGGCGGCGGACGTGCGGGTGGAGTCCGATCCGCCCGTGGTCACCGAGGTGGATGGGGAGCTGATCGGCAACACGCCGCTGCACGCGCGCGCCGTCCCCGGCGGCATCACGGTCCTGGTTCCAGGACCGGACGAGTATTGA